From the genome of Bubalus bubalis isolate 160015118507 breed Murrah chromosome 2, NDDB_SH_1, whole genome shotgun sequence, one region includes:
- the LDLRAD2 gene encoding low-density lipoprotein receptor class A domain-containing protein 2 has protein sequence MEVCPPQLPQRLLLLGAVTLTASALHIADLVDLCGRTWQADGLLLRSHSASRRFYFVAPDTDCVLWVRAPAPGDRIRLQFRFFLVYSLAPPSVPPPLLNASARLPADPCAPGSYLQLYEGPPGTPRPLGAPLCGLTIPAPVTTSGDLLGLRLVTRGRQPRVDFVGEVTSFRLGSCGAYFPCRNGRCIPPSLVCDRWAMANCGDGSDQASWPPANCGAPSPEPSQEGNTDDGTSQTLTPSPALPSSGPLGMAAEMSPPAHWDPARQGVALEGPRLQGVALASSLSLASAGLLLGLLWCCCFSGQLAHRARARDLCCTVCYTCPGQVAPGGLRLSETAFQHQGVHS, from the exons ATGGAAGTCTGTCCTCCTCAGCTGCCCCAGAGGCTGCTCCTGCTGGGGGCAGTCACGCTGACTGCATCAGCTCTGCACATCG CTGACCTGGTGGACCTGTGCGGCCGGACCTGGCAGGCGGACGGGCTGCTGCTGCGCTCGCACTCCGCGTCGCGCCGCTTTTACTTCGTGGCCCCGGACACGGACTGCGTGCTCTGGGTGCGGGCGCCCGCCCCCGGCGACAGGATCCGCCTCCAGTTCCGCTTCTTCCTGGTCTACAGCCTGGCCCCGCCGTCCGTCCCGCCCCCGTTGCTCAACGCCTCCGCCCGGCTGCCGGCGGACCCCTGCGCCCCCGGCTCCTACCTGCAGTTGTACGAGGGGCCGCCGGGGACGCCCCGGCCCCTGGGAGCCCCGCTCTGCGGCCTGACCATCCCGGCCCCGGTGACGACCTCCGGAGACCTCCTGGGCCTGCGCCTGGTCACCAGAGGCCGCCAGCCCCGCGTGGACTTCGTGGGCGAAGTCACCTCTTTCCGGCTGG GATCCTGTGGTGCCTACTTCCCATGTCGGAACGGCAGGTGCATCCCCCCGAGCCTGGTGTGCGATCGCTGGGCCATGGCCAACTGTGGTGACGGCAGTGACCAGGCCTCCTGGCCACCGGCCAACTGCGGAG CTCCCTCTCCAGAGCCCAGCCAGGAGGGGAATACAGATGACGGTACCTCCCAGACCCTGACTCCCTCCCCAGCTCTCCCGTCTTCAGGCCCACTGGGGATGGCAGCTGAGATGAGCCCGCCAGCCCACTGGGACCCTGCCCGACAGGGTGTAGCTCTGGAAG GGCCCCGGCTGCAGGGGGTGGCGCTGGCCTCCTCGCTGTCCCTAGCCTCTGCTGGcctcctcctgggcctcctcTGGTGCTGCTGCTTCTCCGGCCAGCTGGCCCACCGGGCCCGGGCCCGTGATCTCTGCTGCACTGTCTGTTACACGTGTCCTGGCCAAGTGGCCCCTGGGGGGCTGCGGCTGAGTGAGACagccttccagcatcagggggtGCATTCCTAG